A DNA window from Phragmites australis chromosome 11, lpPhrAust1.1, whole genome shotgun sequence contains the following coding sequences:
- the LOC133885524 gene encoding lysine histidine transporter-like 2 has product MEGYVETVKERKQDEKLKNVNLDDWLPITSSRNAKWYYSAFHNVTAMVGAGVLGLPFAMSQLGWDLGTVVIVMSFLITLYTLWQMVEMHEMVPGKRFDRYHELGKHAFGDQLGLWIIVPQQLIVEVGTDIVYMVTGGQSLMKVHDLLCNGHCKDIRLTFWIMIFAAFHFALSQFPNFNSISAVSAGAAVMSLTYSMIAFVTSGVKAAHTTAAVDYGLRASSTAGKVFGVLNALGTVAFAYAGHNVVLEIQATIPSTPERPSKKPMWRGVVVAYTIVALCYFSVAFTGYYAFGNSVEPNVLMSLQKPRWLIAAANLMVFIHVLGSYQVYAMPVFDMIETVLVKKHKFTPRFWLRFWARSSYVAATMLVGMTFPFFDGLLGFFGGFGFAPTTYFIPCIIWLMLRKPSKYGLTWCINIICIAIGVLLTVISPIGGMRQIILDAKNFKFYA; this is encoded by the exons ATGGAGGGGTACGTGGAGACGGTGAAGGAGCGGAAGcaggacgagaagctcaagaacGTCAACCTCGACGACTGGCTCCCGATCACGTCGTCGCGGAACGCCAAGTGGTACTACTCGGCATTCCACAATGTCACGGCCATGGTCGGCGCCGGCGTGCTCGGCCTCCCGTTCGCCATGTCGCAGCTCGGATG GGACCTTGGAACGGTGGTGATCgtgatgtcgttcttgatcacGCTGTACACGCTGTGGCAGATGGTGGAGATGCACGAGATGGTGCCGGGGAAGCGCTTCGACCGGTACCACGAGCTCGGGAAGCACGCGTTTGGGGACCAGCTTGGGCTCTGGATCATCGTGCCGCAGCAGCTCATCGTCGAGGTCGGCACAGACATCGTCTACATGGTCACCGGCGGGCAGTCGCTCATGAAGGTCCACGACCTCCTCTGCAACGGCCACTGCAAGGACATCCGCCTCACCTTCTGGATCATGATCTTCGCCGCCTTCCACTTCGCCCTCTCCCAGTTCCCCAACTTCAACTCCATCTCCGCCGTCTCCGCCGGCGCGGCCGTCATGTCCCTCACCTACTCCATGATCGCCTTCGTCACGTCGGGGGTCAAGGCGGCCCACACCACGGCCGCCGTCGACTACGGGCTTAGGGCGTCCTCCACGGCGGGCAAGGTGTTCGGCGTGCTGAACGCGCTCGGCACCGTGGCGTTCGCGTACGCGGGGCACAACGTGGTGCTGGAGATCCAGGCCACCATCCCGTCCACCCCGGAGAGGCCGTCGAAGAAGCCCATGTGGCGCGGCGTCGTGGTGGCCTACACCATCGTCGCGCTCTGCTACTTCTCCGTCGCCTTCACCGGGTACTACGCGTTCGGCAACTCGGTCGAGCCCAACGTGCTCATGTCGCTCCAGAAGCCTCGGTGGCTCATCGCCGCCGCCAACCTCATGGTCTTCATCCACGTCCTCGGCAGCTACCAGGTCTACGCGATGCCGGTCTTCGACATGATCGAGACCGTGCTCGTCAAGAAGCACAAGTTCACCCCGAGGTTCTGGCTCCGCTTCTGGGCCCGCTCCTCCTACGTCGCGGCGACGATGCTCGTCGGCATGACCTTCCCGTTCTTCGACGGCCTGCTCGGATTCTTCGGAGGCTTCGGGTTCGCGCCCACGACATACTTT ATCCCTTGCATAATCTGGCTCATGCTGCGCAAGCCCAGTAAGTACGGCCTGACATGGTGCATCAACATT ATCTGCATCGCGATCGGAGTGCTGCTGACGGTGATCTCCCCCATTGGTGGCATGCGGCAGATCATCTTAgatgccaagaacttcaagttCTACGCTTAA